In Diorhabda sublineata isolate icDioSubl1.1 chromosome 4, icDioSubl1.1, whole genome shotgun sequence, a single window of DNA contains:
- the LOC130442947 gene encoding ras-like protein 2, whose product MSKMIDRDRFPNYQTYKLVIVGGGGVGKSAITLQFIQSYFVTDYDPTIEDSYTKQCVIDDIPAKLDILDTAGQEEFSAMREQYMRSGEGFLLVFSVTERSSFDEIFKFHKQILRVKDRDEFPMLMVGNKVDLEHQRVVWQEEAQQLARQLKIPYIECSAKMRMNVDNAFYELVRVVRKFQLSERPPLKPNYIKRNKKKCCLI is encoded by the exons ATGTCAAAAATGATCGACAGAGACCGATTTCCTAATTATCAAACTTATAAATTAGTAATAGTCGGTGGTGGAGGTGTAGGAAAATCTGCTATAACTCTGCAGTTTATCCAG AGTTATTTTGTAACAGACTATGATCCTACTATTGAAGATTCTTATACAAAGCAATGTGTCATAGATGATATACCAGCCAAACTTGACA TTTTGGATACTGCGGGTCAAGAGGAATTTAGTGCAATGAGGGAACAGTACATGAGATCGGGAGAGGGATTTTTACTCGTATTTTCAGTGACCGAAAGATCtagttttgatgaaattttcaaatttcataagcAGATATTACGAGTTAAAGATAGAGATGAATTTCCTATGCTTATGGTGGGCAATAAG gtCGATCTTGAACACCAAAGGGTTGTTTGGCAGGAAGAAGCCCAACAACTTGCTAGACAACTAAAAATTCCTTATATCGAATGTAGTGCGAAAATGCGAATGAATGTCGATAATGCTTTTTACGAATTAGTAAGAGTAGTTAGAAAATTTCAGTTATCAGAACGACCACCTTTAAAACCAAATTACATTAAGCGAAATAAAAAGAAGTGTTGCCTCATTTAA